In one Triplophysa dalaica isolate WHDGS20190420 chromosome 9, ASM1584641v1, whole genome shotgun sequence genomic region, the following are encoded:
- the pak4 gene encoding serine/threonine-protein kinase PAK 4, producing the protein MFSKKKKQRIPISAPSNFEHRVHTDFDEREQKFVGLPRQWQSLIEDTAKRPKPFIDASVITTVEPRKTIVRGRKIGDDGSLTWLLDEFETMSVIRSNSLRRDSPPLQPRRDSGSSVGGHENGEHPHQQYRHPERYGDGKDRARPHQEQPGVDHRPVPPRSSREDGRPHQQPRGQEPIRHKEPNWLGGPVAPPQPREREREREPREDHVVRREGANDKRPKSSYIGQRTSPQSPREKRPLSGPNIRIPNLPVTEGVIKTTQQTGRPFNTYPRSERSPTGQDLKPGNSHESPHHNGPSSGAVRGGISGGKTASQGQHRAEPQHHASHPALGPEPPHGQQMPPAPKPSGPTVPSQQTHSPQREPQRVSHEQFRAALQMVVDPGDPRTYLDHYIKIGEGSTGIVCIATVKTTGKLVAVKKMDLRKQQRRELLFNEVVIMRDYHHENVVEMYNSYLVGDELWVVMEFLEGGALTDIVTHTRMNEEQIAAVCLSVLKALSVLHSQGVIHRDIKSDSILLTHDGRVKLSDFGFCAQVSKEVQRRKSLVGTPYWMAPELISRLPYGPEVDIWSLGIMVIEMVDGEPPYFNEPPLKAMKMIRDNLPPKLKNLHKVSPLLKGFLDRMLVRDPPQRATAQELLKHPFLTKAGPPSCIVPLMRQNRMR; encoded by the exons ATGTTcagcaaaaagaaaaagcaacgCATCCCGATCTCAGCCCCCTCTAACTTTGAGCATCGCGTTCACACTGATTTCGATGAGCGGGAGCAGAAGTTTGTGGGCCTACCACGGCAATGGCAAAGCCTCATTGAGGATACGGCTAAGAGGCCGAAACCTTTTATTGATGCCTCCGTCATCACTACTGTAGAGCCACGCaag ACAATTGTGCGGGGTCGTAAAATCGGTGACGATGGGTCTCTCACGTGGCTGCTGGACGAGTTTGAGACCATGTCGGTAATCCGCTCAAACTCTTTGAGGAGAGACAGCCCCCCCCTACAGCCTCGCAGAGACTCAGGTTCATCAGTAGGGGGTCATGAAAACGGAGAACACCCCCACCAGCAATACAGGCACCCTGAACGCTACGGAGACGGCAAAGACAG ggcCAGACCACACCAGGAACAACCAGGTGTTGACCATAGACCGGTTCCACCCCGTTCGTCCAGAGAGGACGGACGCCCTCACCAGCAGCCTCGCGGTCAGGAGCCCATCAGACACAAAGAGCCCAACTGGTTGGGAGGGCCAGTCGCACCCCCCCAGCCAAGGgaacgagaaagagagagagaaccacgTGAAGATCATGTTGTCAGGAGAGAAGGTGCCAATGATAAGAGGCCCAAATCCAGTTACATCGGGCAACGCACCAGCCCACAGTCACCTCGTGAAAAGAGACCACTCTCAGGGCCAAACATTCGCATCCCTAACTTACCTGTTACGGAGGGAGTGATAAAAACCACACAGCAAACCGGAAGACCCTTTAATACGTACCCACGCTCTGAAAGAAGCCCCACTGGCCAG GATTTAAAACCAGGCAACTCTCACGAGTCTCCCCACCACAACGGCCCCTCTTCTGGGGCAGTCAGAGGCGGCATCAGTGGAGGTAAAACTGCATCGCAGGGGCAGCACAGAGCAGAGCCCCAGCATCACGCATCCCACCCAGCTTTAGGACCCGAACCCCCTCACGGCCAGCAGATGCCACCTGCACCAAAACCATCCGGCCCGACTGTACCTTCCCAGCAGACGCACTCGCCTCAGAGGGAGCCGCAGCGGGTTTCCCACGAGCAGTTCCGTGCCGCTCTGCAGATGGTGGTTGACCCTGGGGACCCACGCACTTATCTGGACCACTACATTAAGATCGGTGAAGGTTCCACTGGCATTGTGTGTATCGCCACGGTGAAGACAACAGGCAAGCTGGTGGCTGTGAAGAAGATGGACTTGAGGAAACAGCAGCGGCGAGAATTGCTGTTTAATGAG GTGGTGATCATGCGGGACTATCACCATGAGAACGTGGTAGAGATGTACAACAGTTACTTGGTGGGGGATGAACTCTGGGTTGTCATGGAGTTCCTTGAGGGTGGCGCTTTGACCGACATCGTCACGCATACCAG GATGAATGAAGAGCAGATTGCcgctgtgtgtctgtctgttctgAAGGCTCTCTCGGTGCTTCACTCTCAGGGTGTCATTCACAGAGACATCAAGAGCGATTCTATTCTTCTCACTCATGATGGCAGG GTGAAGCTGTCAGACTTCGGCTTTTGTGCCCAGGTGTCAAAAGAGGTGCAACGCAGGAAGTCTCTTGTAGGAACGCCCTATTGGATGGCCCCTGAGCTTATCTCAAGACTCCCATATGGCCCAGAA GTGGATATTTGGTCGCTTGGCATTATGGTGATCGAAATGGTGGACGGAGAGCCGCCATACTTTAATGAGCCTCCACTCAAGGCTATGAAGATGATCCGTGACAATCTTCCGCCTAAGCTCAAAAATCTCCACAAG GTCTCTCCGCTTCTCAAGGGATTCTTGGACAGGATGCTTGTACGAGATCCTCCCCAGAGGGCTACAGCTCAAGAGCTGTTAAAGCATCCCTTCCTCACCAAAGCAGGCCCTCCCTCTTGCATTGTTCCTCTCATGAGGCAGAACCGCATGAGATGA